The following nucleotide sequence is from Trifolium pratense cultivar HEN17-A07 linkage group LG2, ARS_RC_1.1, whole genome shotgun sequence.
GAGCCCAAGAAAAATTAATGACAAGATTTTTTTAGTGAATTCTTCgatacacatattatgtggatgtgtagtACATTGCTGAGGTGGTTAATAGGTGGCAATCATTTATTGCGgaatttgtttctttattaagttttcatcattaaacactactttttaatatttataaatgtacccttcacataaatatattcatcaatcatgttccacaataaatcaaacatgcatcaaatattttaatctaGATTGTcactttttttaacaagatacaaataatttaatattatttaatatcctttataataatataatttattgtaaTAGTTAATCTAATTATGTTGATCCGTTAGATTGTCGacatttaaattcataaatattttccacttcaatttggtcaatttatttcCTTAGTTCTTATCGTAGAATTGGTAGAGActattgaccaaaaaaaaaaattggtagagACTTAATTATCAGTTCTTCATAACTAGGTTTTTTGAGTAACAATTAATCAAACTAGTTGATATTGAGACatttatattgtcaaaaatttGAATCATACATGTGTCTTTCCAATTAGGTGGTATTGAATTGTTTCAGAGAAATTTGATTTCCCTAGTCACATTCGTTATGTTTGTATCAAAATTCTTTCTGCCATCATTCCATTTCGGGTATTTACAGAAATCATGCGGATGGTATCACAATCTGTTCGACTAACCATTAGATTATCGAAATTACAATGTCTAAGTATCTATTGTCCATCATCCCAATTTAGCTTGGGGACGAAGGAAAGAATAACCACCCCTATTTTTACGTCGGCTCGCCGGAGAAGACGGTGGTGGCCGAAGAATCAGGGAAtcaaacttggagaagaaggaatttGCAGCCTATAAATAGCTTCACATATTCATTGTAAAATATAGACATATACATCGGTCCATCATTGATCAAGCTTATGTAAATTTATTCTCACATTATGAATAATATAACCCCTCTTGAGTGTTCACCAGaacagttaataaaagatttttcttGCTATAAAACAAAAgtcaaggatattgttggtattatgaaaaggtCACACCAAAACTTttgtatcatctttatatataggtatagaggtatagattaataataatactacaataaagttaattaatatcacatttactaaattatcctaaatatttctaatcaaatttctaattttttattaaaaaatatacatgggACTATTATTTCTGAcagatacataaaaaattgtataatttatcattgataattaaaatcaaatttattcatttaataagttctaaaaaaaattgcgtcaaaaaaagttctaaaaaaaaatagcacaataatttcacttatatttaacaatattatataacaaatttttaaatattttattctaaactagcgggccaggcaagCGCGTTTCGCGCCaacctgtgtctaacttatgtccaattaaaaaaaatatgttttgtgttatgTTGAGTTTggtaataaaagatttttgttgctaaaaaaaatatgtgctTTATGttatagtatagatatagataatttttttaccataatataatgacaaacttaaatatcgaataaaaatcaaCGACCCCttgcacgggtctttaaactaatttattatggaaaaattaaattaaattttgagttctttttttttcctttcaatttttcTGTCAGAAGTTCATGGAAGAAGAAGCATCCGAACTCTGAAGGTAGGAGGAAAGTCTATTTTCTTATGTCTTTGAATATTTctggattttttatattttatttttactttccTAATCCCTTATGAATATTTTCTATTATGAACTCTATTCTATTATGTAGGAATTAAAACTGTatacataataattttgtagGGATTAAATAtcctcttttttatttatagggATACCTAACTTTTTTGAAACATGTATCTAACCAAATTACTTCATAAtgtcacttttatttttttgttcgTAAAATGTCTCTACAGGTATCTATTTGACATATTGGATGCACCACatgtaaaaaatattagttgTCAAACTATTCGATATGTTTGTAAAAAcagattttcaaaatattagaATTTCTAAAGTCTACAGGAGATACATTTGCTGGTATAAATAAATTCTCTCACATGAAATGAAGCCATCAGTTGATAAACTTTTCTAGGCTTGTTTTCACCTAGAATAGGGATGATGATTCCCTGCTGTAAATTATTCACACAGTTTCACACTGTATTAAATCTGAGTCATTCGTTTAAGATTGAAAGGCTCTAATTTTATACACggttttatgattaaaataatcTTAGCCACCGATTATAGATCGGACGTCTGAGATCAGTTAAAGCATGACTCATTTATTGCAGGAAATCCTATCCGGACTATGTTACAATTTTCAACTCCTGAAAACTAAGAAACCACagcaccaaaaaataaatatcattacATATTGTTACATCTACAATTCGTGACTCTCAATACTGTTGATATAATAAACTACTTCTAAATAGTAAAAACAAATGTCTGTTAAGTGGACCTTCCGTATAACAAACACGATCAAATTAAATGTCAGTGGCGAACTGGTCCATCAAGATCCTCAAACACAATTCATTTCAAATAAACTTTCGCAGTAAACCTTCCTCAATGTTAAGGTTTCGTTCTTGAGGCAAATGTTTCAGCAACCAGCAGAGGGAATGCTATTGTTGCATCACAATGTACCTAATTTAGTGAAATAAAACAACTTAGTTATAAGGGGTAAAAGTTTAGAGTATTCATTTCTGACAAGAAAACAAGTAGCAAAAGATATAGGATATGTACCTTAACGGTTTTAGCAGAACCTCGTATTTTCCCCCATGAAACAGCCTCGTCTGGACGAGCTCCGGAATCACTTCCATCGAATTCTTGTGCAGTGTTAATAAAAACTGCATAGTCTGCACCATTGCGCATCATATTGGCATTGCAAATGTGATGTTTCGGAATGCCACCACCTAGAATAATCATGCCTGTTTTCCTAGGATTTGCATGTACAGCTTCACCGTTCATGGCCCTTATATCTGTtgcataaataattattttagcTATGATTCCAAATGTTTCAAAATCGCCATGCGATAAAGAGTAAAAACGAAAGGAGTAAAAACCTTGCACAATGTCCACAATCAGACCAGGGTTGTGGAAGGAATGGAAGTACAACATGTCGCCCAATGACCCATCGGTTAATCCTGGACAATAAACTGGAATATTGTTCTGTAGAACAccaaagaaatataaaaaatattatattatgtataacTTTCTGGTACTCAAGCTATTATTAAGTAAATAAAAATCGACACAAACTACAACGCTGCATAATTTATGCAACACCATGCAGGATATGTAGAAAATCAACGGTGTAATgatggaaaaagaaaatagtGTAAATATTTGAATCAGAAATGAAGTAGAGTCTTGACCTCATTCTTACCTTGTATGCCCAGTAAAGGTAGGAGCTTTCGTTGTTAATCTCTTTTCCCAATCgagctattaacttggatggtGTCCACAATACATTCTGCAAAATATGAAGATGAAGTGACAGggaaaaaagttttaaatgaaAACTGAAAAAGGAACCTCCTTCATCAGAGGTTCTTTTTCCAGCAGAATAAATGTattctacaacattttgcaaGACCACTAAATGTGACTTCAAGCATCGACAAAAACCCGaatgatataaattttgtaacacacgaaaagtataaaataaataccTCATTATTTTGTTCTTTCAACATTTGATCAAAAATAGGAATAATCCAGTCCTCAAATTTGCAATAGTTGTCATTAGGGACCAGTAAATTACCGATTCGATTCAATCCTTTTGAGCGAAGATAAGCTCCAGGCAAAGAGAAATCCCCTTTATATGTTGGTGCAAGGCACTTTATAAGATCTTCTTCAATACCACCTGTAGTTGTAACAATTACATGAACCTGAAGAACATATGCAACAAAATTAATAACACAACTATCATGTCATTCACAATTAAAAAACACTTGCTTTAGTAACTTTTTAATCCAATAATTATAAGCTATATCATAGCTTCACAAAAGCCACCAGGAACTTCATTTAAGTACATTTCAAGTAAAAGGAAATCACAATAAGCAATTTCACTGTACAATATTTTATTGCTAATATACTATACTTAGTGTAACACGTTACCTAACTACAAACCAGCACAAATATATGTTATAAGGTATTGTGGATGTTACACTTTTCCCTAACTTAACGATGTACCTTTTACTAGCTCATAGTCATGCACAATCTTGTTTAACATAATTCTACACGTATAACAGAAGGCATCAGAAGGTTTTAAATGAAattatccaaatccaacaaCGGTTACTCTTGGGAAGAGGCCTACAAAAGACATCGATTAATTGGGTAAGTTGGAACAAAGTTGGCACCAAAAGAGATAAGAGGATTAGGAGAAAAATATGGAAATGTTTAATTTGGCACTATTGAGTAAGTGTAGGTGTGCCAAGGAGCAGAACACCATTTGGTATGATATTATTCATCGTAGATATGGAGAGGTGGTGGATAAATTCCTACATACAGAGGAGATTTTAATTGGTAGGCATGACTCGTTGTGGTGGTGGGATATATTATTTAAGTGGGAAAATGGATGATATCGAGACTAATTGGTTTGCTTATTTGGTTCAAAGAAAATTGGGAAGaggaaacaaaattaatttttggaaCGATGGGTTGATTTGAGATTGCAGTCTGAAGTATCTGTACCTGCAGCTGTACCATTTGTCAAGTGATAAACATATTAAAGTGGAGAATGCAGGGAATTGGGAGAATAACAAGTGGGAATGGAAAATGAAATGGAGCAGAAATTTGACAGCAAATGAATGCACTTCAACATCTGAAATGCTGCAGATTTTGTCTGGTTTTGCACCAGATAGCAGCGCAGTCGATAGCCTGCTGTGGCTGCATAATCCGGAGGAGGGATTCACAGTTAGATTGTGTTTTAGTGAGCTGATTTTTCTACAGAATGAAGCTTTAGCAGACACATTTTCTAAAGGAGATTAAGCAAGTTTGGGACTGTTCCGTTCCATCAAAAGTATGGGTGCGTGGACGGAGACTGTTGCAAGGTCATCTTCCCACTAGGTTGGATCTGTGGCAGAGTCGTACATCAAAAGTGTTGTGCGGTATGTTTTGCGGAAATTGAAACACAATCATTTGGATTTCACTTGAGTTAAAGTAAAAGAAATTTGGAAGCCTATTTTTTGTTGGCTTAATTGGTGCTCTTCAAATTGGGTGTGTGAGGAAGTGGATAATTTTTTAAGCTTTGCTCTTCCTCTACAAGGCAAACATGCTAAAAGAGTGTCCCACTTAATTTGACTTGCAACATGTTGGAGCATTTGGTTGGAAAGAAACAATACTCCACTAAATGGGAAGGTGGCAAACGTGAAGGAGGTGATTGACAACACAAAAAGAATATCTTATTATGTTGATTCTGAGTTCAGTTGATGCCATCAATACATCAGTGGGCGATACTGATACTGCATAACTCTAAAGTCTATTGCCAGGTGGGGATCTGAAtgtgttctgttttgttttcttatggGGTGACATCCTGATTACTATGATACTGTTATTTGGGGGGGTTGTGGTGAGGAGGGTATGTCTATTGTGGTAGTTTCATCGTATCTTCTGTGGGAGTATCAAAGAAAACACAACCTagattaaaaagagaaaatttacaATTCAAACACACAGGATGGGAATTCATCGGTATGACAATAGTAAGAAAAAGAAGCAATGGAATCTGTTTAGCAAATCTTACTCTTCCCTAGATGACAAGCAATATATAAGAAATTCAAGAAAATTAGCTTAGCAACAGTGTCATGTCGCTTGGCGATAAAGGACAGTGAAGAACTGGATGAAATTAGTAGATCAATGCAAATCAGAGCAAACATAGCAAAATATAGACAACATGGGGTTCTTCAATGCACAATGATACTCGTTTTGCGGCTCAAAACTCGAACATTCAACTACTTGCAGTTGCACACTAAGGCAACCATTTTAACTACAAAAGCTAACACTCCGACTTGATATAGCATATACTAAGGAGCCAACATCAAAGTTTGAACTGTTAAGATATTAGGTTTATTTTTCTAAGTTAGTAGTTTAGTCATTTTAGGTTTGATATATATTCTCTATGTAACTCTTATTTTCTGATGCTATGTTATGCAATTCATATTGGAATATTAGCCTCCTTTGCTTTCCCCTATTTTTTGTACCTCTATTGTTAACATGAACATCTAATCTAACTTGAACACATAAACTCCGTTTGATATCATCTAACCTAAAACTAAGCGATCATCAAAATTGTCTGCATCCAAAATGTATAGTATCCTAAAATCACAACTTATTATTATACTCAAAATAAAACCAACTCTCTGATACCTTAAGTGCCAAGAACACCTATAAAGTGTATTcactcatatatttatatacaagttaaattttataacttctgaagaaaaaaattgagatgtATAATTTCAACTACTACAATAAGGTAAAATTTCATAGTATTAGTTGCAAATTTCTTTTTGCAGATGACATAATATTTCCAAAATCACTTTTGTCCCTATGAGCATAGCTGTTGGTAGAGACACTGCAATATGCAGGAGCCGGTGTTCAAACCCTAGATTCCCAACTTATTTACATTATAGGGGTGAAATTCTGGCCACTAAgctatttgaccaaaaaaaaaaaacactttttatcTTCTACCCTGAATGTGGAACAAGGATTTAGCAAAAACAGAAACCAAATTACATCATTCATCCTTAATAGCTAAAAACATTGGAAAACAAGAAACAAGAAACAGAGGAAACATACTCACCAAGTGATGCTGACAAAGGAACCGAACAACATCTCTAACACCAGAAGATATGAGATTAGAAGTAAAACCTAAAAACACTTTACATGTAACAGATTTCCGGTAATTCAAATCTTTCTCTTCTTCACTGCAATCTTCTGTAACAGGTTCATCAATCAACCTCCAATCTAGCTTCAATGTTCCAAAAAAACGTAAAGATGAAAACTTGATAAGCAAAAAGtgaagaaaaactaaaaacaatgTAATGGGTTAGTTTAGAAAAGAACCATTTGATTAACGACATTGATGGCATCAGCGAGGTTAGAAGCTTGGAATCCAGTTGTGAGCATGGATTTGAGAAGGTTT
It contains:
- the LOC123908457 gene encoding deoxyhypusine synthase-like, with the translated sequence MSDSKEEDTVIASVHSTVFKQSENLNGKHLKIEGYDFNNGVNYQNLLKSMLTTGFQASNLADAINVVNQMLDWRLIDEPVTEDCSEEEKDLNYRKSVTCKVFLGFTSNLISSGVRDVVRFLCQHHLVHVIVTTTGGIEEDLIKCLAPTYKGDFSLPGAYLRSKGLNRIGNLLVPNDNYCKFEDWIIPIFDQMLKEQNNENVLWTPSKLIARLGKEINNESSYLYWAYKNNIPVYCPGLTDGSLGDMLYFHSFHNPGLIVDIVQDIRAMNGEAVHANPRKTGMIILGGGIPKHHICNANMMRNGADYAVFINTAQEFDGSDSGARPDEAVSWGKIRGSAKTVKVHCDATIAFPLLVAETFASRTKP